A genomic region of Chitinimonas arctica contains the following coding sequences:
- a CDS encoding SIMPL domain-containing protein (The SIMPL domain is named for its presence in mouse protein SIMPL (signalling molecule that associates with mouse pelle-like kinase). Bacterial member BP26, from Brucella, was shown to assemble into a channel-like structure, while YggE from E. coli has been associated with resistance to oxidative stress.), whose translation MKRIPLLIASALLAGQAFAAETIQYNIVGLQAEARREVPNDLAQASLYVEFSDASAAILADKLNRATAEAIKIAKTYPAVKVSSGSNGVYPIYNNKNKAEGWRGRSDIRLESTDFKAAAELIGKLQANMQLAGVSFGVAPATRERVETELIDEAVKAFRGRAEVVRKSVGGGSYKLVNLSVNSGGYAPQPPMLMKAMRGGMAAEMAPPPMEAGDSQVQVGVSGTIEIQ comes from the coding sequence ATGAAGCGAATCCCGCTCCTGATCGCATCCGCCCTGTTGGCCGGTCAAGCCTTCGCCGCCGAGACGATTCAATACAATATCGTCGGCCTGCAGGCAGAAGCGCGCCGCGAAGTGCCGAACGACCTGGCCCAGGCTTCGCTCTATGTCGAGTTCAGCGACGCCAGTGCCGCGATCCTGGCCGACAAGCTCAATCGCGCTACCGCCGAGGCGATCAAGATTGCCAAGACCTATCCGGCGGTCAAGGTTTCGTCCGGCAGCAATGGCGTTTATCCCATCTACAACAACAAGAACAAGGCCGAAGGCTGGCGCGGCCGCTCCGATATCCGGCTGGAATCCACCGATTTCAAGGCGGCGGCGGAACTGATCGGCAAGCTGCAAGCCAATATGCAATTGGCTGGTGTCAGCTTTGGCGTAGCGCCGGCTACCCGCGAACGGGTGGAGACCGAGTTGATCGACGAAGCGGTCAAGGCGTTTCGCGGCCGCGCGGAAGTGGTACGCAAGAGCGTTGGCGGCGGCAGCTACAAGCTGGTCAACCTAAGCGTCAATAGCGGCGGTTATGCGCCGCAACCGCCCATGCTGATGAAGGCAATGCGCGGCGGCATGGCGGCTGAAATGGCGCCGCCGCCGATGGAAGCGGGCGACAGCCAGGTGCAGGTGGGCGTGTCGGGTACGATCGAAATCCAGTAA
- a CDS encoding ATP-binding protein — translation MASLAWTDLDAYAWLDTPVWVYDPASRRFAWANAAAASLWSAENPATLQARDMSVWAEGAAPLLSELREQIASQGRARADWRLDWADKSIDVVLAAVPIVMPHGGAGLCCHAQRQDAARIDPAAMRGVEAVLHFSLAVMMFDMEGRILMRNPAALRAFPQLDLQMGTFFNALLDDPFESRRIWQAAMEYGADQGERRFTAKPTPRWYAYSLHRVMDPVSNEVAMLLTAQDVTERMQSEQKFKVLFEQSANPMLLYDPHSHRVIDCNRAASQAMRLATRNQLIDTDPTRFFPVRQPDGSDSLQQAAEAAERAIKLGWHRYEWQYLRADGTEFLVEITLSPVTVGDSQLLLAIWYDMSFRKLIERQMLEAKEEAEAANRAKSQFLANMSHEIRTPLNAIVGMTGLLLDGDLAESQRQWLEMVRFSSESLVELVGDILDFSRIEAGKLSIEVRAFDFRAMVARTCELLRFNAEDKGLVLSLSMEPTLPRWVEADEGRLRQVLVNLLGNAVKFTEQGRVGLHLRCAREEGGVAWVEVTVRDTGIGIEPEKLGSIFDAFAQADDSISRRYGGSGLGLTISRRLIRAMGGEMSVRSTLGRGSVFNFKVPLKLAEAGAEPEIRPDGVATALRILLAEDNLLNQKLACALLERDGHQVRLARHGGAAVDHFVNETFDLILMDMQMPEMDGLAATRAIRALEGDIHLPIIAMTANALPEDRERCLAAGMDDFLSKPISLAKLRAVLARVANLRDAVAPMSVEKAAMPFDRETALASCGGNAALLAEMLNLFRAEWPARRAGLEAALVAEDLLTLQQETHTLRGSLGALAASIAAAEALRVELAARRGELDRQSYAALLAAMGDCLAAMAVQGDA, via the coding sequence ATGGCGTCTCTTGCCTGGACTGATCTGGATGCTTATGCCTGGTTGGACACGCCCGTCTGGGTGTACGACCCGGCCAGCCGGCGCTTCGCCTGGGCCAATGCGGCGGCCGCGTCACTATGGTCCGCCGAGAATCCCGCCACCTTGCAGGCGCGCGATATGTCGGTGTGGGCGGAGGGTGCGGCGCCACTGTTGAGCGAGCTGCGCGAGCAGATTGCCAGCCAGGGCAGGGCGCGGGCCGACTGGCGTCTGGACTGGGCCGACAAATCCATCGATGTGGTGCTGGCCGCGGTGCCGATCGTGATGCCACACGGTGGAGCAGGTCTGTGCTGCCATGCCCAGCGGCAGGATGCCGCGCGCATCGACCCGGCCGCCATGCGCGGGGTCGAAGCCGTGCTGCATTTTTCGCTGGCGGTGATGATGTTCGATATGGAAGGCCGGATACTGATGCGGAATCCGGCCGCTTTGCGTGCTTTTCCGCAATTGGACTTGCAGATGGGCACTTTCTTCAACGCCTTGCTCGATGATCCGTTTGAATCGCGGCGGATCTGGCAGGCAGCGATGGAATACGGCGCCGATCAGGGCGAGCGGCGATTCACCGCGAAGCCGACCCCGCGTTGGTATGCTTATAGCCTGCACCGTGTCATGGACCCCGTCAGCAACGAGGTGGCCATGCTGTTGACCGCCCAGGATGTAACGGAGCGGATGCAGTCGGAGCAGAAGTTCAAGGTGCTGTTCGAACAGTCGGCCAATCCCATGCTGCTGTACGACCCGCACAGCCACCGCGTGATCGATTGCAACCGCGCCGCGTCGCAGGCGATGCGGCTGGCGACCCGCAACCAGTTGATCGATACCGACCCGACCCGTTTCTTTCCGGTCAGGCAGCCGGACGGCAGCGATTCGCTGCAACAGGCCGCCGAAGCGGCCGAGCGGGCGATCAAACTGGGCTGGCATCGCTACGAGTGGCAGTATTTGCGCGCGGACGGCACCGAGTTCCTGGTGGAGATCACGCTCTCGCCGGTGACCGTGGGGGATAGTCAATTACTGCTGGCAATCTGGTACGACATGTCCTTCCGCAAGCTGATCGAGCGGCAGATGCTGGAAGCCAAGGAGGAGGCGGAGGCGGCCAATCGGGCCAAGAGCCAGTTCCTCGCCAATATGAGCCATGAGATACGGACGCCGCTCAATGCCATTGTCGGCATGACCGGCCTGTTGCTGGATGGCGATCTGGCCGAAAGCCAGCGGCAATGGCTGGAAATGGTACGGTTTTCATCGGAAAGCCTGGTGGAGCTGGTGGGCGATATCCTGGACTTCTCGCGCATAGAAGCGGGCAAGCTCAGCATCGAAGTCCGCGCCTTTGACTTTCGCGCCATGGTGGCCCGTACCTGTGAACTGCTGCGTTTTAACGCCGAGGATAAGGGGCTGGTGCTCAGCCTCAGCATGGAACCCACCTTGCCGCGCTGGGTGGAGGCCGACGAAGGCCGCCTAAGGCAGGTGCTGGTCAATCTGCTGGGCAATGCGGTCAAGTTTACCGAGCAAGGGCGGGTCGGCCTGCATCTGCGCTGCGCGCGCGAGGAGGGCGGCGTGGCTTGGGTGGAAGTGACCGTGCGCGATACCGGCATCGGCATCGAACCGGAGAAGCTGGGCAGTATCTTCGATGCCTTTGCCCAGGCAGATGACAGCATCAGTCGCCGCTATGGCGGCAGCGGTCTGGGCCTGACCATTTCGCGCCGGCTGATTCGCGCGATGGGCGGCGAAATGTCGGTGCGGAGCACCTTGGGGCGAGGGAGCGTATTCAATTTCAAGGTGCCGCTCAAGCTGGCAGAGGCCGGAGCGGAGCCCGAGATACGCCCCGACGGTGTCGCGACCGCACTGCGCATCCTGCTGGCGGAAGACAATCTGCTGAATCAAAAGCTGGCGTGTGCCTTGCTGGAGCGCGATGGTCACCAGGTCAGGCTGGCGCGGCATGGCGGCGCGGCGGTGGACCATTTCGTCAATGAAACCTTCGACCTGATCCTGATGGATATGCAGATGCCGGAAATGGACGGGCTGGCCGCCACGCGTGCCATCCGTGCGCTCGAAGGCGATATCCATCTACCCATTATCGCCATGACAGCCAATGCGCTGCCGGAGGACCGTGAGCGATGCCTGGCGGCGGGCATGGACGATTTCCTCTCCAAGCCCATTTCGCTGGCCAAGCTGCGTGCCGTGCTGGCACGCGTCGCGAACCTGCGGGATGCGGTGGCGCCGATGAGCGTCGAGAAGGCCGCTATGCCGTTCGACCGCGAAACGGCACTGGCAAGCTGCGGCGGCAATGCCGCCCTGCTGGCCGAGATGCTGAACCTGTTCCGTGCGGAATGGCCGGCGCGGCGGGCCGGGCTCGAAGCCGCCTTGGTAGCGGAAGACCTGCTGACCTTACAGCAGGAAACGCATACGCTAAGGGGGAGTCTCGGCGCGCTTGCCGCCTCGATCGCGGCGGCCGAAGCCTTGCGGGTCGAGCTGGCCGCCAGGCGAGGCGAGTTGGATCGACAGTCCTACGCCGCCTTGTTGGCTGCCATGGGTGACTGCTTGGCAGCGATGGCGGTCCAGGGCGATGCTTAG
- the rnr gene encoding ribonuclease R, producing MSTSKEKKPGKPAKLPKAALKLRQADPFYEQEVGKYEMPLPSRSYILQILTERGAPMYPDELVELFSIQPHEAEFFTRRLNAMAREGEVVINRKGVICIADKLDLIKGRVQGHPDGFGFVVPDDGSSDLFIGPKEMHKVMHRDRVMVREIGVDRRGRREGKIVEVLEHVNTRLVGRLVVERGVRFVRAEEKRISQEILVSPEGSLEAEPGQVVSVEMITQPSKYGQPIGRIVEVLGNYADPGMEIEIALRKHDLPHVFSPEAESQAGKTPQKVTKKDWKTPEGLKRVDLREMPLVTIDGETARDFDDAVYAERQGKGWRLVVAIADVSHYVRPRDALDATGYERGNSVYFPRRVIPMLPEQISNGICSLNPDVERCCMVCDMQVDADGQVVKYTFYPAVMLSKARFTYTEVAEILKQPKGKAAKERKALLPHLLDLQALFQAQLKARGQRGAIEFETTETQMIFNETGKIERIDPVRRNDAHRLIEECMLAANVCAADFLGSHQHTALYRIHEGPTERKLENLRKFLNERGLSLGGGDSPQAGDYARLMEQVKAWPDVGLMQTMLLRSMQQAVYSPERLGHFGLAYDAYTHFTSPIRRYPDLLVHRAIKAVLTKTTYSPGKWDEIGAHCSQTERRADEATRDVENWLKCYFVRDRIGEVFDGVVSAVTSFGLFVQLEGLFVEGLVHISELGTDYFQYNEASHTLRGERSGKVYGLTDKLTIRVARVDLETSKIDFALFDKAREKSAANAQQASAPEGRGKRKKSGTPDIAQPVVAAAPAPDEAKPAKTRKAAKPALPAVAPAPVEPAAPKPRAAVKGKAVAAAETAPPAPAKKPARKTGGHKAAANPPVVVEQPKPAARPAQAKPAAAKPVAAKATAAPAVKRAPQVAALLQPKRVEGAATFESPLDKVANQFSIQPEPKRAARSVAKLTSKSAADLTAQTAARAMAISRSEEVPAPPVAKKRPAAAEPADVAKTRTVAAKPAAEKKAGTAPKKPAAEKKPAAKPKKAKE from the coding sequence ATGTCAACCAGTAAAGAAAAAAAACCCGGAAAACCGGCCAAACTACCCAAGGCTGCATTGAAGCTGCGCCAGGCGGATCCCTTTTATGAACAGGAAGTTGGCAAGTACGAGATGCCGCTTCCCAGCCGCAGCTACATTCTGCAGATATTGACCGAGCGCGGCGCGCCCATGTACCCGGACGAGTTGGTGGAGCTGTTTTCCATCCAGCCGCACGAGGCCGAATTCTTCACCCGCCGTTTGAACGCCATGGCGCGGGAAGGCGAGGTGGTGATCAACCGCAAGGGCGTTATCTGCATCGCCGATAAGCTCGACCTGATCAAGGGCCGCGTGCAAGGCCACCCGGATGGATTCGGATTCGTGGTGCCGGACGATGGATCGTCCGATCTATTTATCGGGCCCAAGGAAATGCACAAGGTGATGCATCGCGACCGCGTGATGGTGCGCGAGATCGGCGTGGATCGCCGCGGCCGCCGCGAGGGCAAGATCGTCGAAGTGCTGGAGCATGTGAACACGAGGCTGGTCGGCCGGCTGGTGGTGGAGCGCGGCGTGCGTTTTGTGCGGGCGGAGGAGAAGCGCATCAGCCAGGAGATCCTGGTGTCGCCGGAAGGCAGCCTGGAGGCCGAACCGGGCCAGGTGGTGTCGGTCGAGATGATCACCCAGCCGAGCAAGTACGGCCAGCCGATTGGCCGCATCGTCGAGGTATTGGGTAACTACGCCGATCCCGGCATGGAAATCGAAATCGCTTTGCGCAAGCACGATCTGCCGCATGTGTTCTCGCCCGAGGCGGAGAGCCAGGCGGGCAAGACGCCGCAAAAGGTGACCAAGAAGGACTGGAAGACACCGGAAGGTCTCAAGCGCGTGGATTTGCGCGAAATGCCCCTGGTGACCATAGACGGTGAAACCGCCCGGGACTTCGATGACGCCGTCTATGCCGAGCGGCAGGGCAAGGGTTGGCGCCTGGTGGTCGCCATCGCCGACGTCAGCCATTATGTGCGGCCCCGCGATGCGCTGGATGCCACCGGTTACGAGCGCGGCAACTCGGTCTATTTTCCGCGCCGCGTCATACCGATGTTGCCGGAACAGATTTCCAACGGTATCTGCTCGTTGAATCCGGATGTGGAACGCTGCTGCATGGTCTGCGATATGCAGGTCGATGCCGACGGCCAAGTGGTCAAGTACACGTTCTACCCGGCGGTGATGCTGTCCAAGGCGCGCTTTACCTATACCGAGGTGGCCGAGATACTGAAGCAACCCAAGGGCAAAGCCGCCAAGGAGCGCAAGGCCCTGCTGCCGCATCTGCTCGATCTCCAGGCGCTGTTCCAAGCTCAGCTCAAGGCGCGTGGCCAACGCGGCGCCATCGAGTTCGAGACGACCGAAACGCAGATGATCTTCAACGAGACCGGCAAGATCGAGCGGATCGACCCGGTTCGGCGCAACGACGCCCATCGCCTGATCGAAGAATGCATGCTGGCCGCCAATGTCTGCGCCGCCGATTTCCTCGGCAGCCATCAGCACACGGCTTTGTACCGCATCCACGAAGGTCCGACCGAGCGCAAGCTGGAAAATCTGCGCAAGTTCCTGAACGAGCGCGGTTTGTCCCTGGGCGGTGGAGATTCGCCGCAAGCCGGCGACTACGCGCGGCTGATGGAACAGGTCAAGGCCTGGCCGGATGTCGGCCTGATGCAGACCATGCTGTTGCGATCCATGCAGCAGGCGGTCTACAGCCCGGAACGCCTGGGCCACTTTGGCCTGGCCTATGACGCATACACCCACTTCACCTCGCCGATCCGGCGCTACCCGGACTTGCTGGTGCATCGCGCCATCAAGGCGGTGCTGACCAAGACAACCTATAGCCCGGGCAAGTGGGATGAGATCGGCGCACATTGCTCGCAGACCGAGCGGCGCGCCGACGAAGCGACCCGCGATGTGGAAAACTGGCTGAAGTGCTATTTCGTACGCGACCGCATTGGCGAGGTATTCGACGGCGTGGTGTCGGCGGTCACCAGCTTCGGTTTGTTCGTCCAGCTCGAAGGTTTGTTCGTGGAAGGCCTGGTCCATATCTCGGAGCTGGGGACCGATTATTTCCAATACAACGAGGCCAGCCACACCTTGCGCGGCGAACGCAGCGGCAAGGTATATGGCTTGACCGACAAACTGACCATTCGCGTGGCGCGGGTCGATCTCGAAACCAGCAAGATCGATTTTGCCTTGTTCGACAAGGCCCGCGAAAAATCGGCTGCGAATGCGCAACAGGCATCCGCGCCCGAGGGCCGGGGCAAGCGCAAGAAATCCGGCACGCCTGATATCGCCCAGCCCGTTGTGGCGGCGGCGCCTGCGCCGGATGAGGCCAAGCCGGCCAAGACCCGCAAGGCGGCCAAGCCGGCGCTCCCGGCCGTTGCGCCGGCACCTGTCGAACCGGCGGCGCCAAAACCCCGTGCGGCGGTGAAGGGGAAAGCCGTGGCGGCGGCCGAAACGGCGCCACCGGCCCCGGCCAAGAAGCCGGCCCGCAAAACGGGGGGTCACAAAGCGGCGGCCAACCCGCCGGTCGTGGTCGAGCAGCCAAAGCCGGCGGCGCGTCCCGCCCAAGCCAAGCCGGCAGCGGCCAAGCCTGTCGCGGCCAAGGCCACTGCGGCGCCGGCGGTCAAGCGGGCGCCGCAAGTCGCTGCCTTGCTCCAGCCCAAGCGAGTGGAAGGGGCCGCGACGTTCGAATCGCCGCTGGATAAGGTGGCCAACCAGTTCAGCATTCAGCCCGAGCCCAAACGAGCCGCTCGCTCGGTCGCCAAGCTGACCTCCAAATCGGCTGCCGACCTGACTGCGCAAACGGCAGCCCGGGCGATGGCCATCAGTAGATCCGAAGAAGTGCCGGCACCGCCGGTTGCCAAAAAACGGCCCGCTGCAGCCGAACCGGCTGATGTCGCGAAGACCAGGACGGTAGCGGCGAAACCGGCGGCGGAGAAGAAAGCGGGGACGGCGCCGAAGAAACCGGCGGCCGAGAAAAAACCGGCGGCGAAGCCGAAAAAGGCCAAGGAATAA
- a CDS encoding FKBP-type peptidyl-prolyl cis-trans isomerase, whose amino-acid sequence MISELQVEDIREGEGKAVVKGALITTQYLGLLEDGSKFDSSYDRGKPFQCVIGTGRVIKGWDIGLMGMKVGGKRKLMVPAHLAYGERQVGAHIKPNADLIFEIELLEVLTRDD is encoded by the coding sequence ATGATCAGCGAACTGCAAGTGGAAGATATACGGGAGGGCGAGGGCAAGGCGGTCGTCAAGGGCGCCTTGATCACCACGCAATACCTGGGCCTGCTGGAAGATGGCAGCAAGTTCGACTCGTCCTATGATCGCGGCAAGCCTTTTCAGTGCGTGATCGGCACCGGTCGCGTGATCAAGGGTTGGGATATTGGCTTGATGGGCATGAAGGTTGGCGGCAAACGCAAACTCATGGTGCCTGCCCACCTTGCTTACGGCGAAAGACAAGTCGGTGCCCATATCAAGCCGAATGCCGATCTGATTTTCGAGATCGAGCTGTTGGAAGTGTTGACGCGGGACGACTGA
- a CDS encoding SRPBCC family protein, translating into MTEQLDLTLTRDLDISPALVWKAWTDPEQLLKWFTPDPWRTVECDIDLRPGGRFRTVMRSPEGQDFPNQGCYLEIVENRKLVWTNALEPGFRPALPPASGHCGHFLFTAVLSLEPLGSGTRYSVRLLHGDEAGRKEHEEMGFHDGWNKALDQLVARVRG; encoded by the coding sequence ATGACCGAACAATTGGATCTGACGCTGACCCGTGATCTCGATATATCGCCCGCCTTGGTATGGAAGGCCTGGACCGATCCGGAGCAGTTGCTGAAATGGTTTACGCCCGACCCCTGGCGCACGGTGGAATGCGACATCGATTTGCGTCCGGGCGGACGGTTCCGCACCGTGATGCGCTCGCCCGAAGGGCAGGACTTTCCCAACCAGGGCTGCTACCTGGAAATCGTCGAGAATCGCAAACTGGTCTGGACCAATGCCTTGGAGCCGGGCTTTCGTCCGGCCCTGCCGCCGGCGTCCGGGCACTGCGGCCATTTTCTCTTTACCGCCGTCCTTTCGCTGGAGCCCTTGGGCAGTGGTACCCGCTACAGTGTGCGATTGCTGCATGGCGATGAAGCCGGCCGCAAGGAGCATGAGGAAATGGGCTTTCACGATGGCTGGAACAAGGCACTCGACCAGTTGGTGGCAAGGGTGCGGGGTTAA
- a CDS encoding glycoside hydrolase family 19 protein encodes MKAPIDKLLFSVMLAAACSGVAHAAQLPLQRAKLLLPPCDSWQSGQVYTAGQYVLHSNQAWRAKWWTRNEAPGGNAVWEARPAGECTPGNGGGEGGSVPTRAQVRADEQAKTASAVFQSVRASVRTLDNASVEAVRPGRSDNPANVRRVERILAATDWEVLFPQRHASYSYANFLQAIAKFPAVCGDQAGGRDADAICRKTLATQFAHFAQETGAHDPSSAIPQWRQGLYYLREAGCSEDGAACTYNAECAPGTWQGQTWPCGKQADGSWKKYFGRGAKQLSYNYNYGPFSDAMYGTVRTLLDNPERVADSWLNLASAVFFFVYPQPPKPSMLHIVDGSWQANAADRAAGISAGYGATIHIINGGIECGHGYDKPQALNRIAYYREMAAYLGVPIAAGEVLNCAGMQPFPAAGAGALQIYWEQDWSWGSNWPDGRSYACKLVGYQTPYSALKAGDYEKCVEKYFDIVLQ; translated from the coding sequence ATGAAAGCCCCAATCGATAAGCTCTTGTTTTCTGTCATGCTGGCGGCTGCTTGTAGCGGTGTTGCACACGCCGCCCAGTTGCCGCTCCAGCGGGCGAAGTTGTTACTACCACCCTGCGATTCCTGGCAAAGTGGTCAGGTCTATACCGCCGGACAATACGTGCTGCATAGCAATCAAGCCTGGCGCGCCAAATGGTGGACCCGCAATGAAGCGCCGGGCGGTAACGCCGTATGGGAGGCGCGTCCGGCCGGTGAATGTACGCCTGGCAACGGAGGCGGGGAGGGCGGCAGCGTACCGACGCGGGCGCAGGTCAGGGCGGATGAGCAGGCCAAGACTGCCAGCGCCGTGTTTCAAAGCGTGAGAGCCTCGGTGCGAACGCTGGACAACGCCAGCGTCGAAGCCGTTCGACCGGGCAGAAGCGACAATCCCGCCAATGTTCGGCGGGTCGAACGCATTCTGGCCGCGACCGATTGGGAGGTATTGTTTCCGCAGCGCCATGCCAGCTACAGCTACGCCAATTTCCTGCAAGCCATCGCCAAATTCCCCGCCGTCTGCGGCGATCAAGCCGGCGGTCGCGACGCCGATGCCATCTGCCGCAAGACGCTGGCCACCCAATTCGCCCATTTCGCCCAGGAAACCGGCGCACACGATCCCTCGTCCGCCATTCCACAGTGGCGGCAAGGTCTGTACTACCTGCGGGAAGCCGGTTGCAGCGAGGACGGGGCGGCTTGTACCTACAATGCCGAGTGCGCGCCCGGCACCTGGCAGGGGCAGACCTGGCCCTGCGGCAAGCAAGCGGATGGCAGTTGGAAGAAATACTTCGGCCGGGGAGCCAAGCAGCTCTCGTACAACTATAACTACGGGCCATTTTCGGATGCGATGTACGGCACGGTCCGCACCCTGCTGGATAACCCTGAACGGGTAGCCGATAGCTGGCTCAACCTGGCCTCCGCGGTGTTCTTCTTCGTCTACCCGCAACCGCCCAAACCTTCCATGCTGCATATCGTCGATGGTAGCTGGCAAGCCAATGCAGCCGATCGGGCCGCCGGCATTTCGGCTGGATACGGCGCCACCATCCATATCATCAACGGCGGGATAGAGTGCGGCCATGGCTACGATAAACCGCAGGCGCTGAACCGCATCGCCTATTACCGGGAGATGGCCGCTTATCTGGGCGTGCCGATCGCCGCCGGCGAAGTGCTGAACTGCGCCGGCATGCAGCCTTTTCCGGCTGCCGGAGCGGGCGCCTTGCAGATCTATTGGGAGCAGGATTGGAGTTGGGGATCGAACTGGCCGGATGGGCGCAGTTATGCCTGCAAGCTGGTCGGCTATCAGACGCCCTATAGCGCGCTCAAGGCCGGCGACTATGAGAAGTGCGTGGAGAAGTACTTCGATATTGTCCTGCAATAG
- a CDS encoding DUF2569 domain-containing protein, which produces MPADMARVSAKLEVAFDWLGYSLYTNEQGKQVEREAPAPAGGKVHFNWTIALLGLMLTGVWIALAIMLYRYDPPAKPGQATGPGEKIGGWLVLVAIGVSFNPFRALKELFEMLPVYSLDSWAAITSLDGAAYHPLWAPTLLFALAAQLAQVVFTVLTAVLFFQKRRLLPRVYIGLGVGSLLSALICVIGLSAIPGAENDAKEWARALPIVTMQILVWGAYFLRSKRVARTFVHINETAATRRRPGTPLPESAGSDA; this is translated from the coding sequence ATGCCGGCCGATATGGCGCGGGTGAGCGCCAAGCTGGAAGTCGCCTTCGACTGGCTCGGCTATTCCTTGTATACAAATGAACAGGGCAAGCAGGTGGAGCGGGAGGCGCCTGCGCCGGCTGGCGGCAAGGTGCACTTCAATTGGACCATCGCCCTGCTTGGCTTGATGTTGACGGGAGTGTGGATCGCGCTTGCCATCATGCTGTATCGCTACGACCCACCGGCCAAGCCTGGCCAGGCTACCGGGCCGGGCGAGAAAATCGGCGGTTGGCTGGTACTGGTTGCCATTGGCGTGTCGTTTAATCCATTCCGGGCATTGAAGGAGCTTTTCGAAATGCTGCCGGTGTATTCCTTGGACTCCTGGGCCGCTATCACCAGCCTGGATGGTGCCGCCTACCACCCGCTATGGGCGCCGACCCTGCTGTTCGCCTTGGCGGCGCAGCTTGCACAGGTCGTCTTTACCGTATTGACCGCCGTACTGTTCTTCCAGAAACGTCGTCTCTTGCCAAGGGTCTATATCGGCCTTGGGGTAGGGTCGCTGCTGAGCGCGCTTATCTGCGTGATCGGCCTTTCCGCCATCCCGGGCGCCGAGAATGACGCCAAGGAATGGGCGCGAGCACTGCCGATCGTCACCATGCAGATCCTGGTATGGGGTGCTTATTTCCTACGCTCCAAGCGTGTGGCCAGGACCTTTGTCCATATCAATGAGACGGCGGCCACCCGGAGAAGGCCGGGAACGCCGCTGCCAGAGTCCGCGGGCTCTGACGCTTGA